A window of the Hemitrygon akajei chromosome 22, sHemAka1.3, whole genome shotgun sequence genome harbors these coding sequences:
- the LOC140714625 gene encoding butyrophilin subfamily 1 member A1-like isoform X1 produces the protein MGLCLNFFYLIVYLSMHYVEPFVKLDCVKSVIGIFNEDAELPCSMEAAGMETLTLTKLHENGSNDKIVYKFNSNENDTGVQGRIRLHQDSQNVSLIIQKIQASDNGTYQFFVETDHGHASKSIHLIVRAPYTGPHISKKEENGTMFLVCTTVGYPLAHLYWKTENETISPNSVDNVQLDELYNITSSIPVVDDWCSIKYTCSVCVGNDCISRELDCLKVEAISQQPLAGDRTRVGVILSFVFLILLCTAAFYCRKKFSKAYFWKQSTATLVNFVAHSLISYSCCSLCIQVNELKSELKDTNRKI, from the exons ATGGGGTTATGTTTGAACTTTTTTTATTTGATCGTGTACCTGAGCATGCACTATGTGGAAC CGTTTGTGAAGCTGGATTGTGTGAAGTCAGTAATAGGAATATTTAACGAGGACGCCGAACTACCATGCAGTATGGAAGCAGCAGGGATGGAAACACTCACTCTAACAAAACTACATGAAAATGGATCGAATGATAAAATCGTATATAAATTTAACTCAaatgaaaatgacactggagttcAGGGTCGAATTAGATTACATCAAGATTCACAGAATGTGTCCCTGATAATCCAGAAAATACAAGCATCTGATAATGGAACATATCAATTCTTTGTGGAAACAGATCATGGACATGCCTCAAAATCCATCCATTTGATAGTTAGAG CTCCATATACTGGGCCACACAtcagcaaaaaagaagaaaacggCACAATGTTTCTTGTGTGCACAACAGTTGGATATCCACTGGCACATCTTTATTGGAAGACTGAAAATGAAACAATCTCGCCTAATAGTGTTGACAATGTGCAACTAGATGAATTGTACAACATCACCAGCAGCATTCCAGTAGTTGATGACTGGTGCTCTATAAAGTATACTTGTTCTGTTTGCGTTGGAAATGATTGCATATCTAGAG AATTGGATTGTCTCAAAGTTGAAGCAATTTCTCAGCAACCATTGGCTGGTGATAGAACACGTGTTGGTGTTATTCTCTCCTTTGTGTTCTTAATACTGCTGTGCACAGCAGCTTTTTACTGCAGGAAGAAATTTTCTAAAG CATACTTCTGGAAACAATCTACAGCAACGCTGGTAAATTTTGTAG
- the LOC140714625 gene encoding butyrophilin subfamily 1 member A1-like isoform X3: MGLCLNFFYLIVYLSMHYVEPFVKLDCVKSVIGIFNEDAELPCSMEAAGMETLTLTKLHENGSNDKIVYKFNSNENDTGVQGRIRLHQDSQNVSLIIQKIQASDNGTYQFFVETDHGHASKSIHLIVRAPYTGPHISKKEENGTMFLVCTTVGYPLAHLYWKTENETISPNSVDNVQLDELYNITSSIPVVDDWCSIKYTCSVCVGNDCISRELDCLKVEAISQQPLAGDRTRVGVILSFVFLILLCTAAFYCRKKFSKAYFWKQSTATLVNFVDDKEN; encoded by the exons ATGGGGTTATGTTTGAACTTTTTTTATTTGATCGTGTACCTGAGCATGCACTATGTGGAAC CGTTTGTGAAGCTGGATTGTGTGAAGTCAGTAATAGGAATATTTAACGAGGACGCCGAACTACCATGCAGTATGGAAGCAGCAGGGATGGAAACACTCACTCTAACAAAACTACATGAAAATGGATCGAATGATAAAATCGTATATAAATTTAACTCAaatgaaaatgacactggagttcAGGGTCGAATTAGATTACATCAAGATTCACAGAATGTGTCCCTGATAATCCAGAAAATACAAGCATCTGATAATGGAACATATCAATTCTTTGTGGAAACAGATCATGGACATGCCTCAAAATCCATCCATTTGATAGTTAGAG CTCCATATACTGGGCCACACAtcagcaaaaaagaagaaaacggCACAATGTTTCTTGTGTGCACAACAGTTGGATATCCACTGGCACATCTTTATTGGAAGACTGAAAATGAAACAATCTCGCCTAATAGTGTTGACAATGTGCAACTAGATGAATTGTACAACATCACCAGCAGCATTCCAGTAGTTGATGACTGGTGCTCTATAAAGTATACTTGTTCTGTTTGCGTTGGAAATGATTGCATATCTAGAG AATTGGATTGTCTCAAAGTTGAAGCAATTTCTCAGCAACCATTGGCTGGTGATAGAACACGTGTTGGTGTTATTCTCTCCTTTGTGTTCTTAATACTGCTGTGCACAGCAGCTTTTTACTGCAGGAAGAAATTTTCTAAAG CATACTTCTGGAAACAATCTACAGCAACGCTGGTAAATTTTGTAG
- the LOC140714625 gene encoding butyrophilin subfamily 1 member A1-like isoform X2, with translation MGLCLNFFYLIVYLSMHYVEPFVKLDCVKSVIGIFNEDAELPCSMEAAGMETLTLTKLHENGSNDKIVYKFNSNENDTGVQGRIRLHQDSQNVSLIIQKIQASDNGTYQFFVETDHGHASKSIHLIVRAPYTGPHISKKEENGTMFLVCTTVGYPLAHLYWKTENETISPNSVDNVQLDELYNITSSIPVVDDWCSIKYTCSVCVGNDCISRELDCLKVEAISQQPLAGDRTRVGVILSFVFLILLCTAAFYCRKKFSKAYFWKQSTATLVNFVDDKENRICVSS, from the exons ATGGGGTTATGTTTGAACTTTTTTTATTTGATCGTGTACCTGAGCATGCACTATGTGGAAC CGTTTGTGAAGCTGGATTGTGTGAAGTCAGTAATAGGAATATTTAACGAGGACGCCGAACTACCATGCAGTATGGAAGCAGCAGGGATGGAAACACTCACTCTAACAAAACTACATGAAAATGGATCGAATGATAAAATCGTATATAAATTTAACTCAaatgaaaatgacactggagttcAGGGTCGAATTAGATTACATCAAGATTCACAGAATGTGTCCCTGATAATCCAGAAAATACAAGCATCTGATAATGGAACATATCAATTCTTTGTGGAAACAGATCATGGACATGCCTCAAAATCCATCCATTTGATAGTTAGAG CTCCATATACTGGGCCACACAtcagcaaaaaagaagaaaacggCACAATGTTTCTTGTGTGCACAACAGTTGGATATCCACTGGCACATCTTTATTGGAAGACTGAAAATGAAACAATCTCGCCTAATAGTGTTGACAATGTGCAACTAGATGAATTGTACAACATCACCAGCAGCATTCCAGTAGTTGATGACTGGTGCTCTATAAAGTATACTTGTTCTGTTTGCGTTGGAAATGATTGCATATCTAGAG AATTGGATTGTCTCAAAGTTGAAGCAATTTCTCAGCAACCATTGGCTGGTGATAGAACACGTGTTGGTGTTATTCTCTCCTTTGTGTTCTTAATACTGCTGTGCACAGCAGCTTTTTACTGCAGGAAGAAATTTTCTAAAG CATACTTCTGGAAACAATCTACAGCAACGCTGGTAAATTTTGTAG